Genomic segment of Streptococcus pneumoniae:
GCCAGAAAAATCAACTGTTTCATCAGGAACCACTCATGTGATTTACGTCTATGAAGAAGTGAAAGAGGATGTTCCAACAATTCCAGAGCCGATTAAGACAGGAGCAGTTCTTGTACGTTATGTAGATATTAACGGTGAATCTATTAAAGATCCTGTCTTTGATGAGAAGAATCAGCCAGAAGGAATTGCCTATGATACGACAGACGACAATCGTCCAACCACTGTCTTAGGCAAAGATGGTCAGATTTATGAAATTGTAGGAGCAGGTGAACAAAACGTTGGAATGGTTGACCACCATGGACGACTAACAGCTCCAGCAGGGGGGCAATTCTGGAAGCCATCAGACCCAGAAACTGGACTTGTGGAAGGTGACAAGATTAAGGAAATTACCTACGTCTATAAGCTAAAAGAAGTACCTAAAGCAGAAATCAAGAAAGGCTCCGTCATTGTTCGATATGAAGACACTGAAGGCAATGAGATTAATACCCCTGCTCAAGACACCATAGATGCACCAGTAGGAACTCCTTATGAGACCTTTGATAATAGGCTTGAAGTCATCCATTCTGATAATACAGCAACAAATGCGACAGATGTTTATTATTTGAAAGAAGTGAAGTCAAATTCAGCTTCTGAAACAGGCATAGTGACTGAAGGAACTACGACGGTTACTTACGTCTATGAAAAAGGTGGTTCGGTTGTTGTTAACTATGTTGATGAAAATGGCAAAGAAATTCAGCAGACAAAACGTGTGCTATCAGATGCTAAACCAGGTTCATACTACAATGTGACAACAACAAATATTCGCCCAACACAAATCACAACAGAGGATGGGAAGATTTATGAATTAGTTCCAGCAGGAGAGTATGCTGTTGGTAAGGTCGATAGTATCGGACATTTGACAACAACAGATGCTGTTGAAAGTCATATTGAAGCGAACAAGCTCAAATCAGTTACTTATGTTTACAAACTAAAAGAATCGACAATAACACCTCCAGCAGAAGCTCCTAAGACAGGAACTGTACTTGTGCATTATGTGAATACAAATGGGGATGAAATTCATGCAAAATACTATGACACTATCAATGCCCCTATTGGTACGGAATATAATACTGCCGAGTCAGATGTTGAAAAGCCGAAATTCATCAATTTTGAAGGTAAGACTTATAAGTATAAAGGAACAGAGGAGACTACAAATATCATTAATGGTAAGGTGATTGTTCCTAATACGCTGCAAGACTACATTCGTTCTGAGAAATCAACAGTATTATCAGGAACGGTTCATGTTATTTACGTCTATGAAGAAGTGAAAGAGGAAGTTCCACCAACTCCAGATACCAAGCTTGGTTCGGTTGTTGTTCGTTACGTAGATGAAAATGGTAAAGAAATCAAGGACGAAGTTCCAGATACGATGGATGCGCCAGAAGGTACACGCTACGAAACTTACGACAAGAAAGAAAACATCATTACGACTAAAGAAGGGGATGTTTACTACTTCAAGACGGTGGATGAACAGTCAGCTCCTGAAGCAGGAAATGTGAAAGAGGGTACAACTACTGTCACTTATGTCTATGAAAAAGCTGGAAATGTTGTTGTAAATTACAAGGACAAAGAAGGTAATGCTATTCAAGACCCTGTCAAAGATGAGGAAAACTCTAAGCCAGGTACGCCATACGACACAATGGATAACCGTCCAGAGGAAATTAAGACGAAAGATGGTAAGACCTATAAACGTGTACCAGAGCTTACAGAAGGTGAAGAAACAGGTAAGGTCGTATCAGGTACAACAGAAGTGACCTATGTTTACGAAGAAGTCAAAGGTAAGGTTGTCGTTCACTATATCGATCTTGAAGGTAAGACGATTAAAGACGATGTTGTGGATACACCAGAGACATCAACGGGAGTAGACTACGATACGAAAGACCATAAACCTGCAACCATTACAAAAGATGGTCACGAGTATGAGCTTCTTCCAGCATTGACCCAAGGTCAAGAAACAGGCAAGGTCGTATCAGGTACAACAGAAGTGACGTATGTCTATCGACTTAAAGAAATTCCTCCAACAGTAACGCCTGCTAATAAAGTTGGTTCAGTTGTCATCCAGTATGTTAATACCAAAGGCGAAACAATCGCAACGGATGTGAAGGATACAGTGAATGCTAAAGTGGATACTGACTATGACACAACTGACTACAAGCCAGAGAAGATCTATAAAGATGGTAAGGTTTACCATTATCGAGAAGTAAAAGAGGATTCCGCAGCTGAAACAGGCAAGGTTCAAGAAGGTACACTTACAGTAACCTATGTGTATGAAGAGTATGGTAGCTACATTCCATATGTACCAAATGATCCTAAGAAACCAGATCCAAAGGATCCAAATCCTAAATACGATGAACCAAAAGTTCCGTATGACGATACGCCGAAGGATTCAAAAGATAACCCGCCATTGCCATTTATTCCAGGACATACACCAAAAGCTCCCGATGGTAATCCGTTGAAGCCAAAAGATCCAAATAATCCAATGCGAGGCTACATCCCACCAAGGATCACAGATCCAAACGATCCATCACAGGATACACCAGTGCCGTATGTACCAAATGGCAACTATGTACCACATATCAAAGATCCAGATCCAAATAAACCAAGTGATCCAGATAAAGTACCGTATGATGATACACCGAACGATCCAAAAGATAATCCACCATTGCCATATGTACCAGGATATGAGCCAAAAGATCCGGCAGATCCAACTGGTGAGACACCTCTCAAACCAGTAGATCCAAAAGATCCTATGAAAGGCTACATTCCACCAACCATCACGGATCCAAATGACCCAACAAAGGACACCCCAGTACCGTACAAACCAGTGGGAACCGTAGTGGTTCGTTATGAAGATACTGAAGGTCATAGAATCGCAGATCAGGTGATAGATACACCAACATCTAAGGTAGATACATCCTACGATACAAGGGATCACAAACCAGTTGAAATCACATTTAATGGTGACAAGTACATTCTTGTACCACGTTTAACGAAAGGTGCAGAAGAAGGTAAAGTTGTCAAAGGTGAAACAGTTATCACTTATGTCTATCAAAAAGTGGCAAATTGGATTCCAGAAATCCCAGAAGTACCAAGGGAAAATCGTCCGAAGATTCCATATCCGTTTGATCCAGAGAATCCAGATTCTCCGATTGATCCGACAAAACCAAACGATCCAACTAAACCAGATCAGCCACCGGTGATTCCAGATGTGCCAGACTACATCCCAGTAAATCCGAAGGATCCACATCAGCCGCTCAAGCCTGCTCCGAAAGATCCAAATAGTCCAGATGGCTATATCCCACCAGTTCCAGACAAGCCAGGTAACGATATTTACATTCCGTATGTACCAGCTGGAACAGTGACTATTCACTATGTGGATGAAATGGGCAATTCTGTTCAGGAAGATAGAGTGGATACTCTAAAATCACCAGTTGGAACTAGCTACAATGCTGCTGAAAACGAGATGGAAAAACCAAAAGAAATCACAAAAGATGGTAAAGTCTATGAATTTGTGAAGGTGAAAGAAGATTCTGCTCCTGTTGTTGGTCAAATTAAGCAAGGAAATATGGATGTTACCTATGTGTACAGACTGAAAACAAATCCACCAGTTGAAACCCCAGGTCAATACATTCCATATATTCCAGTAGATCCAACGAATCCAACGGCTCCAAATGATCCAATGACCCCTCCAGTGAATCCTGAAACAGGCAAGGAGATTCCACCGTTGCCTTATGATGAAACACCGGAGGATCCAAGTGATGATCCACGCTTACCAGATGTACCAGACTACATCCCAGTTGATCCGACAGATCCAAGTAAGCCATTGCCAAAAGATCCAAATGGTTGTTATATTCCACCAACACCGACGAATCCAAAAGTGAACACACCGATTCCATATTTGCCTGCTGGAACAGTGATTGTGAAATACAAGGATACAAAAGGTGGTGACATCAAAGATCCGATTGTAGATACCGAAAAATCATTGGTAGGAACAAGCTACGATACGACAGATCATCAAAATCCAAGCAATGAATTGACTAAGCCTGCAGAAATCATTCATCAAGGTGAACGATATATCCTTGTGCCAAGTCTTACACAAGGCCAAGAAAAGGGGATGGTTTCTAAAGGTGAAACTGTGGTAACGTATGTGTATCAAAAAGTGGCAAATTGGATTCCAGTGATTCCAAATGTGCCAGAAAAAGATCGTCCAAGTCTTCCATATCCATTTGATCCAACTCATCCAAATGATCCAGTGGATCCGAAGAAACCTGCTCTACCACCAATTCCTCATGTACCGGGCTACACCCCGCACGATCCAGATGGAAATCCGCTAAAACCAGTGGATCCAAATGATCCAACGAAGGGTTATATTCCTCCAGTACCAAAAGAACTGGAGAAAGATACCTATATTCCATATGTACCAAATGATTCAGGACGTCCAACTCCTCCAGCTCAAGAAATGCCATCAAAACCAGTTCCAGATAAACCGAAGGAACCATCAAAACCAGTTCCAGATAAACCGAAAGAATCTGCAAAACCAATGACACCAGTAAAATCCGCTAAACGGACTAAAGAAATGACTCCAAGCTATATGAAGTCAGAGGCAAAAAGATTGCCAAATACAGGTGAAGCAAACCAAGGTGGAGTGGTATATGGAGCTGCAGCATTGAGCTTGACTGCTCTTCTTGCAGCCATGAAGAAAAAATTTGATAATGAAGAGTAAGTTTTTATAGGAGTGGTACTTATGAAAACAGACAATCATTTTCAAAATCCTCGAACATTTGTATGTAAGCATTGTGGTCGTTTCGTAACGACGATCCAAGGCAGTTTGGATAGACGCCGCAGCTTTTGCAGCCCTATTTGCAATCGCAGGTATTGGCGACATTCAAAGAGGAGAAAAAAGGCTACCAGCAGTATGCAAGCTGATTAGCCCTTCAAACCTACCAGTTAGCTGGTAGGTTTTTTGCGTGTGAGCATATAAAAAATCCAGTTCTACAACTGGACATTTTAGTGGTCAAATTTGACTTCATCAAGGAGGTAATCAATAAAGCGTTCTCCCATCTTGGATAGACTCGCTTTTTCATGTTGGATATAGACGAGCTCAATTGGATCATCAATATCAAGCGGAATTGAGACAATATTGTCTCCGTTTAGGTTGCTATTTAAAATCCCTGTGGCAATGGTGTAGCCATCAAGTCCAATCAAGAGATTAAACAAGGTTGCTCGGTCGCTGACGACGATGGATTTTTTATGGTGTTCTTGGGAGAGGATTTCCTCTGAAAAGTAAAAGGAATTATGAGTTCCTTGGTCGTAGCTTAGATAGGGAAAATTCTCCAAATCAGCTAGTTGAACCCGCTTTTTCTTAGCTAGAGGATTGGTCTTACTTACAAAGATGTGGGGTTGCGCGGTAAAGAGGTGGGTCGCAATCAAGTGATTGTCATCTAGCATTTTAGAGAGGACGTCACGGTTATAGCTGTTTAAAAAGAGCACACCAATCTCACTGCGAAAGTTTTTAACATCATCGATAATTTCCCAAGTGCGGGTCTCGCGCAAGAAAAGTTCGTATTTTTCCATATCGCTTTTTTTGAGCAGGGAGACAAAAGCATTGACCACAAAGGCATAGTGCTGGGAAGAGACGCTAAAGAGTTCACGATTGGCGACAGGATTCTTGTAGCGTTCTTCTAGTAATTGGGTCTGCTCCACCACTTGGCGTGCATAGGAGAGGAACTCCATGCCATCTCGTGTCAGTGTAATCCCCTTAGGATTGCGAATGAAGATATCGATCCCCATTTCGTTTTCCAAATCGCGCACAGCGTTGGACAAGCTCGGCTGGGTAATAAAGAGCTGCTTTGCAGCCTCATTCATACTGCCCGTCTCTACGATTTTAATAATATAATGTAACTGTTGAATTCTCATAGGTTTATTTTACCATAATTAGGATTGACAAAAAAGCATTTTAGGTGTAGAATAGTGAAAATTTAACCTTTAAGAAGGTCCAGAGAGACTTACAAGGTTGAACCAACCCAGTGG
This window contains:
- a CDS encoding MucBP domain-containing protein; translated protein: MMFYRKKDRFSIRKFKVGVGSVFLGSFLLGTPQVYADDAVEMKAETEVVSSTMEDTDKPVAPESPVLSKDSSEVFLTPAMSDDTIVKVAEVSSVDGATTDVVASTSEESVSQNASVSTVTSPKKTETRPTGSSTTVKSEVPSNASSTEIQNKEEVNGLSVSQVTPDSSVTDSDTKEQASPEVSAPKDMLTVARTQTPEEITASALPSSELKASYDRLNEATDAAALELMAKKARRAQQRSTTFPNEGKAIPTGAGFRADVAASLLTEPSTIVRPANTVLDKDGFDVLKRFSNKPGIVYVQNAGTRTTNDKNITEKQKSVTIYEVDTNTGKMTPVSTSVLDDGTQVLDHIAKLRDEQKIKPGDNGNPAYVQMNGLGLSQDGRYAYAFGFTSNINEEDRTTLNGIYRYDMQSKKWSLVSNASNWDANFARLKTNSWTAGAINPADGKYYFGTYTRQYDPNFSTVQFGNTNDFTSKVTTVRDAISKDASLTDEQKRDMMAESIKKGGFEFYFRLFSYDPVTHKVSDVGYTSTHIVETGSFDWTQTYWSSLALGNDIVFDAEGNAKITLNQFGKKEFQVLDISKDEIAKGVAANNKYTNLNSTLSKKIAITLADGNALPADAWAMGGAALDNNGNFYLTDSLNVIKSYSDFSGTTLPFTRKDDDKSLSAWGDAASIFGSVGTGSVRREYYIENTDTILEGQVGTIVNGKFVSQDKATTGKENIAEKLEYYKVYESLNVPQAIQAKNGDVYILVKNQEGNATLKYGSDLETGQVTKDEQVIKYQYKKLTGDVILHYVDTDGHVLQPNHHLKDDVPVGEKYEVTKGTSDYPNTIEKDDIVYKAKEISADGIVNKVKVATENVTLEQTGDVIAGKKNIVYVYEPTGSVVIHYVNTKGEIIKKEVQDNVTNATIGTAYNATENGEKPETITHGGKTYKIKETNTTGTVGTTAIVTPNATNFIGEEMSTIQTPGKTHVIYVYEEVPTEPSTPDKQAATITYYDVTTGEKVQLGSVDKESGVVGGKAAYTTTKRIKEYEDKGYELVNDGVPIPIIFDNEKDASEADPTQKYEVLLSHAIVPVDPASPKDPNEPINPKDPSSPKWPVIEEAQVKRTATRTIRYRYADKPGLDQEAVFEDVVQTVEFKRAANVDKVTGKVVSYGQWEAVVAEIPEKASPTKEGYIFDKDAPKETATISEDGTISGIHDQLILYKKNDVKTGSVVVKYEDTEGHKIAEDEVDTPESPVGTKYETYDQIEEIITKDDKDVYYLKELKKGSANESGEVVEGVTTVTYVYEKAGFVEVKYVDETGTEIKATVGAVKYAKPGSNYDTTTTTLRPTKITTQDGKVYELVSEGSYTVGSVDSVGHLTSTDNVDGRVEAGKTKSITYVYKEVKNDVPTPPKAANTGSVVVHYVNTEGEVIHADYKDTTDAPVGTEYNAAETQLEKPDYIRFGGKTYKYKEFTNSNHVNNKVIVPRSDYDFIGPEKSTVSSGTTHVIYVYEEVKEDVPTIPEPIKTGAVLVRYVDINGESIKDPVFDEKNQPEGIAYDTTDDNRPTTVLGKDGQIYEIVGAGEQNVGMVDHHGRLTAPAGGQFWKPSDPETGLVEGDKIKEITYVYKLKEVPKAEIKKGSVIVRYEDTEGNEINTPAQDTIDAPVGTPYETFDNRLEVIHSDNTATNATDVYYLKEVKSNSASETGIVTEGTTTVTYVYEKGGSVVVNYVDENGKEIQQTKRVLSDAKPGSYYNVTTTNIRPTQITTEDGKIYELVPAGEYAVGKVDSIGHLTTTDAVESHIEANKLKSVTYVYKLKESTITPPAEAPKTGTVLVHYVNTNGDEIHAKYYDTINAPIGTEYNTAESDVEKPKFINFEGKTYKYKGTEETTNIINGKVIVPNTLQDYIRSEKSTVLSGTVHVIYVYEEVKEEVPPTPDTKLGSVVVRYVDENGKEIKDEVPDTMDAPEGTRYETYDKKENIITTKEGDVYYFKTVDEQSAPEAGNVKEGTTTVTYVYEKAGNVVVNYKDKEGNAIQDPVKDEENSKPGTPYDTMDNRPEEIKTKDGKTYKRVPELTEGEETGKVVSGTTEVTYVYEEVKGKVVVHYIDLEGKTIKDDVVDTPETSTGVDYDTKDHKPATITKDGHEYELLPALTQGQETGKVVSGTTEVTYVYRLKEIPPTVTPANKVGSVVIQYVNTKGETIATDVKDTVNAKVDTDYDTTDYKPEKIYKDGKVYHYREVKEDSAAETGKVQEGTLTVTYVYEEYGSYIPYVPNDPKKPDPKDPNPKYDEPKVPYDDTPKDSKDNPPLPFIPGHTPKAPDGNPLKPKDPNNPMRGYIPPRITDPNDPSQDTPVPYVPNGNYVPHIKDPDPNKPSDPDKVPYDDTPNDPKDNPPLPYVPGYEPKDPADPTGETPLKPVDPKDPMKGYIPPTITDPNDPTKDTPVPYKPVGTVVVRYEDTEGHRIADQVIDTPTSKVDTSYDTRDHKPVEITFNGDKYILVPRLTKGAEEGKVVKGETVITYVYQKVANWIPEIPEVPRENRPKIPYPFDPENPDSPIDPTKPNDPTKPDQPPVIPDVPDYIPVNPKDPHQPLKPAPKDPNSPDGYIPPVPDKPGNDIYIPYVPAGTVTIHYVDEMGNSVQEDRVDTLKSPVGTSYNAAENEMEKPKEITKDGKVYEFVKVKEDSAPVVGQIKQGNMDVTYVYRLKTNPPVETPGQYIPYIPVDPTNPTAPNDPMTPPVNPETGKEIPPLPYDETPEDPSDDPRLPDVPDYIPVDPTDPSKPLPKDPNGCYIPPTPTNPKVNTPIPYLPAGTVIVKYKDTKGGDIKDPIVDTEKSLVGTSYDTTDHQNPSNELTKPAEIIHQGERYILVPSLTQGQEKGMVSKGETVVTYVYQKVANWIPVIPNVPEKDRPSLPYPFDPTHPNDPVDPKKPALPPIPHVPGYTPHDPDGNPLKPVDPNDPTKGYIPPVPKELEKDTYIPYVPNDSGRPTPPAQEMPSKPVPDKPKEPSKPVPDKPKESAKPMTPVKSAKRTKEMTPSYMKSEAKRLPNTGEANQGGVVYGAAALSLTALLAAMKKKFDNEE
- a CDS encoding LysR family transcriptional regulator, whose amino-acid sequence is MRIQQLHYIIKIVETGSMNEAAKQLFITQPSLSNAVRDLENEMGIDIFIRNPKGITLTRDGMEFLSYARQVVEQTQLLEERYKNPVANRELFSVSSQHYAFVVNAFVSLLKKSDMEKYELFLRETRTWEIIDDVKNFRSEIGVLFLNSYNRDVLSKMLDDNHLIATHLFTAQPHIFVSKTNPLAKKKRVQLADLENFPYLSYDQGTHNSFYFSEEILSQEHHKKSIVVSDRATLFNLLIGLDGYTIATGILNSNLNGDNIVSIPLDIDDPIELVYIQHEKASLSKMGERFIDYLLDEVKFDH